From the Selenomonas sp. oral taxon 920 genome, the window CTCTCGACACGCGCACGGCGCAGGAGCGTCGCCTCGTCGATCTGCTGATCCTCAAGCCAGAGCGAGCCGTCCTTGCGCACGGTAACGAGATAGGTCACGTTCAGCTGCGTCTGTGCCGTCTGTGCCTTTGGCAGATTCACATCCACGGTTTTGAGGTTCACCATGTAGAGCGTGCTCATGATAAAGAACACAAGCAGGAAGAACATGATATCGATCATGGGGATGATCATGATCTCAGGCTTTTCAAACGCCCTCCTGTCGCGCAGCCTCATACCCCATCACCTTCCACCGATTCTCCCATATGCAAAGAGGTATCAATCACGCCCTTGACTCCTGCCGCACGCGCCAGTTCTACACGGCTGCTCTCAGCAGCCGAGAAGCACATCTCCATATCCGTGACAATGTTCTCAATGCGCTGCGAGAAATACGCGTGTACGGCAAGCGCGATGATCGCAACGCACAGCCCCATTGCCGTCGCAATGAGGGCCTCGCCGACACCGCCTGTAATGGCACTCGGCTCCCCCGCCTCGATGTTGAAGACACTGAACGTCGAGATCATACCGCTGATCGTACCAAGGAGCCCGAGGAGCGGCGCCATTGTGACAATCACACTCAGATAGTACATGCGGCTGCGCAGCTTCGAAAGTGCGATACCGGACTGAATCTCCATGTAGGAGGACATCTTGCGCGAGTTCTTGCTGTTCTTCGTAACAGCACCAAACAGGATGTCCGCAATCGAACCGCGCTGCGTGTTCGTCAGCTCGACTGCCTCCTTGAAGCGCTCGTTGGAAATATTCAGCATGAATTCCCGTGCAAATGCGCGTCCCGCATCTGCGCGGGCAAAGTAGAATGCGCGCTCAATGCCGATAAAGACAACAAAAATGGATGCCGCAAGCAGGAAGTACATAACGAGACCACCCTGCCGAAAAAAATCAAAGCCTTGTGAAATAAACTCCATTCGTACAACCTTTCTTTCCCCTGTGGGGCATGACAGTGCAATCATCGTCTGATAATTTCCCCTATTTTACTATATATTTATTCTTGCGTCAACGATAACAAATATCATTATAATGCTTTATCAGCACCGAATGTCTTGCAGACCATGTGAAAAAATATTATAATGAAAACCGTTCGTTCAATGAAGGAGGATATGGATTGAAGTTCCCTCTTGCACGCGGTTTTTGGCATCTGTTCAAAGGATATTGGAGTTCCCCCGAAAAGTGGAAGGCACGCGGATTGCTCACCTCGGTCATCGCGCTCAACCTTATCATGGTCTATCTGCTCGTGCGGATCAACGACTGGTATCGCGTCTTCTACGACGCGCTGCAGGCGTATGACTGGGCATCGTTCTGGCCGCTCATCGGTGAGTTCACGGGACTCGCGTTCATCTATATTGTCATTGCAGTCTACGCTGTTTATCTGCGGCAAATGCTTACGATCAACTGGCGCACATGGATGACGGAGCAGTACCTCGCACGCTGGATGCACGGACAGGTCTACTACCGTCTGCAAGTCCTGCGCAGCGACACGGACAACCCCGATCAGCGCATCAGCGAGGACATCAACCAGTTCGTCAGCCTGACGCTGACGCTGCTCATCGGCATCCTCAAACAGCTGACGACGCTCGGAGCCTTCGCCGTCGTGCTCTGGAATCTCTCGGGCGCGATCACCGTCCCCGTCGGCGGCACAGAGTTTACCATCTACGGCTATATGTTCTGGCTGTCCCTCCTCTACTCGGGGCTTGGCACATACTTCGTCCACGTCGTCGGAAAGAAGCTCATCCGCCTGAACTTCGACCAGCAGCGCTATGAGGCGGACTTCCGTTTCAGTATGATGCGCGTGCGCGAAAACAGCGAGAGCATCGCATTCTATCGCGGTGAGATGGCGGAGGGTGTCGGGTTCAAGGAGCGTTTTGCAAACGTCATCAAGAACTACTGGGGGCTCATGCGGCGCACGAAGCTGCTGAACTTCTACGTCAACGGCTACGGTCAGCTCGCGATCATCTTCCCGCTCATTATGGCGGCTCCGCGTTACTACGCAGGCGAAATGGCGCTCGGCGGGCTCATGCAGACGATATCTGCATTCGGCCGTGTGCAGGATGCGCTCTCATTCTTTGTCGACTCCTACGGTTCGATTGCCGAACTTGCAGCCGTGATTCAGCGACTCTCCGGCTTTACGGAGCACATGGAGGAATCCGCTCGCGTCACGAGCAATATTGTACACAGAGAAGGCACAGGAGATGCACTTGCGCTGCACAATCTCTCGATCGCCCTGCCGGACGGCGCACCTCTTCTCACAGCATGCACGCTCACGCTGCCACACGGCAGCCGCATCCTTGTGACGGGAGCCTCAGGGGCGGGCAAGAGCACGCTGCTGCGCACACTCGCAGGGATCTGGCCGTACGGCAGCGGCACAGTCGAAATGCCGCAGGATTCCTCTCGCCTCTTTCTCCCGCAGCGCCCATATCTCGTCCTTGGGACTCTGCGCCGCGCGCTCTCCTATCCGCGCACGGCGACAGCGCCCGACACGGAGATTACACGCGTTCTTGGGCTGGTCGGACTGACGCATTTTTCCGCACGCCTTGACGATGCAGACGACTGGAGCCGCATCCTCTCGCTCGGCGAGCAGCAGCGGCTTGCCTTTGCCCGCATCCTGCTCATCCGCCCCGACTGGATCTTCCTCGACGAGGCGACATCTGCCCTCGATGAGGCACGCGAACACGCTCTTTATCAACTCTTATATCAGGAACTCCCCAACGCAAGCATCATCAGCGTCGGACATCGCTCGACCCTTTTTGCCCTTCATGACAGGGAGCTCCACCTATCAAACCAAACGTATACCTATCAGGAGATCCCCCATGAATCGTAGAGATTTTTTACGCCGTCTGGCGCTCATCGGCATCGGTGCCGCTGTCTTCCCCCTCTTCCCCTCCGCAGCGGAGGCATCATGGTACATACCATCCGTACTGCCGGGTGTCAGCATTCGCCCGACACATTTGAAATTCAAATCTCTTGAAAACCGCTTTGTGACGGACTGTATCGTCGTCCATCACATCGGCATGCCAAACGACGACGACGTCGCAGCAGCAACCGTACATGAATGGCATTTGAATCAAGGGTGGGCAGGCATCGGCTATCACTTCCTCATCCGCAAAGACGGCACGATCGAGGAAGGTCGACCGCTCGGCACGATCGGTGCGCATGTTTACGGCGAAAACAACCATACCGTTGGCATCAATCTCGCAGGCAATTTCGAGATCGGGGCTCCAACCGAGGCGCAGAAATCCTCAGCGGCGCATCTCATCGCCTCGCTCTGCACGATCTATCAGCTCGACCCACGGTGGCAGGGTACGGTCAAGGGACACCGCGACCTCAACGCGACCGCCTGTCCCGGCCGCTATCTCTACGCCCAGATGCCCGATATTGTCCAACAGGCACGTCTCTACTACGCATCCGAGGAGCTGCAAGCGGAGCGTCTGCGCATCGCGCAGCGTGAACGCGAGGCACAGGAAGCACAGCGTGCACGCATCCGCGCACAGATGGAGGAGACACAGCGCAGGAACGGCATGACACGCCCCTCACATCCGACACCGAGCAGCCCCAACCCGCCCGTGCAGCCCCCACCGGCAAAGCCGAACATCAAGCCGAGCAAACGTCCCGATCTGCCGAAACCAAATCCGAATCCCGCACAGCGGCGTATCGCAACATAACACACAGGAGGTGAAGAACGATGGGGTTTCACTACCGCTGGTTCGACCGCGATCAGGAGAAGGTCGATGAAATGGGCATTCCACTCACGCGTGCGCAGATCGACGCACGGGAACACGACAAGGAACCCGAGCGCATCTTCTCACGCGGCGAGCAGACGGGCATCGTTCTCTCCGCGCTGATCTTTGCCTACGGCTGGACGGAGGGCGATCTGCCGCTCATCTTCTTCTGCCTTTCCTTCCTGATCTTCGAGCTGCGAAAAATTGTCGCACGATACTCCCGAACCTATGGAAAGAGCATCGCAAACGCCATGCAGGGATTCAGCATTGCGCTGATTCTCGGTGCACTCACGCTGGTGCTGACCACCTAGGAGGTTCAATTTTCATGAAACAGCAAATGGGTATGGGCGTTTTGAAGGTCTGCGCCGCGCTGGCGATTGTCCTGCTCTTCGTCATCATCCACCTCATCGCACCAGAATTTCTGCCCGAGATGTTCGCCCTGCTCGCCAGCGGCGATATCCCTGCAACGGTGGAGTACATTCGCTCGTTTGGTGAAGGCGCACTCGTTTTCGCCTTCCTTCTCACCCTCTTTACGAACGCGCTCGGCTTCCCGCCTGCCGTCATCTTCTCGACGGCGAACGTCATTCTCTTCGGCATCGTTCCCGGCATCATCCTCTCCTGCGTGGCAGAGACAGTCGGAGTTACGATTGCATTCGCCCTCATGCGCTTCTACTTCCGCGAAGCGGCGGAAAAGGCAATCGCGAAGAGCCCCTTCCTCGCAAAGGTTGATCAATACAGCGGCAGCAAGGGCTTCTTCATCATGCTGATCGGACGTATGGTGCCCTATCTCCCCTCTGCCGTCATGAACGCCGTCGGTGCCCTCTCCTCGATTCGCTTCCGCGACTATGTGCTCGCCTCGCTCGTCGGCAAATTCCCCTCGACGGGCATCGAGGCAATCATCGGGCATGACATCATCATGCAGCAGGAGAACAACACGCGCCTCATCATTGTCATCATCGCCGCCGGTATCCTGATCTACGCTGCCATTCGCTACGAGAAACATCTCATGCGTGAAGAGGCTGTCCCACAGGAAATGGAGAAAAAAGAATGACGCGACGCTCGTTTTTGCAGGCTGCCGCCAAGACCATCTTCACGATGAGCTTCGGCGGTCTCTTTTCGTCCCGCTCTGCCCACGCCGCTGCTGACGGCATCCATCATCTGCGCCAGATCGTGACGGCGAATCCCGCACGCACGCGCATGATTCAGTGGGACAGCCCGCAGCTGCTCCAAAATGTGCGCGTTGAGCTGCGCAGCCCCCACAAGCAAGTGGAGAGCCTGATCCCCGCCTACACCTATCTTTCGATGGACGACGAGGTACAGTTTATCTATCATGCAGAGATTTCTTTCGCTGAGGACAGTGCCTACCGCGTCACGCATGCGGGAAGTGCGACGGAATGGATCCCACTACTCGGTGTGGGTAATCCGGTACGTGCCCTGCTCTTCTCGGACAGTCAGTGCGGCGAGAGCTACGATGTGTGGCGCACGACCTATCAGACGGCATGGCAGCGTCATCCGGACGCTGACGCTGCCGCCATCGTCGGCGACCTCACGGACAACGGGGAGTCCGCATGGCACTGGCGCTCATTCTTCGAGGCGATGGAGGCGGCAGGTGCACCGCTCGCCCGCCATCCCCACATCCCCGTCCTTGGCAATCACGAATACTACGGATTGCAGTGGACTGCCGTGCCGCCCGTCCGCTATCTCCGCACCTTTGCCCTGCCCGACAACGGCAGCCGTGATTTTCGCGGACACTACTACTCCTTTGACCTCGGCGCGGTGCACTGCATGGTCCTCGATACCCAGTTCCTTGAGGCGGAGGAACGCGGCGCGGCACTGAGGGCAGAGCAGATGGACTGGCTAAGAAAGGATGCTGCGGCAAGCACAGCACCGTGGAAGCTCGTCCTCATGCACAAGGATATTCTCGCCTACGGTGACTATCAGGTCGAGCAGAATACAAATCACGGCATCAGCGACGTGGGACAGGTTTTTTTGGACACATTCGATCGTCTCGGCATCGATCTCGTCGTCTCAGGACACGTTCACGCCTACCGCCGCCGTCAAATGCGCGCACGTCAGACGGACAAGAATGGAACTCTCTACCTCCTCGCGGGACCTGCGGGGAATCAATACTTCAACGTCCCCGCAGAGACATACGACATCATCGCCGGTCCCGATCCCACACCGTCCAACTACCTCTATATGGAAGCGGACACACAGCGCCTTCACATCCGCTGTGAGACTTTAGACGGGCGTGTATTGGATGCAGTGGAACTGCACAAATAAAAGAACTTACCCCATGTGACAGGTCGACATGGGATAAGTTCTTTTATTTGTCAATGGTCAATGCTTCCACGGTGTCCGATCTCTGTAGTCTCTCTTGATCCTCTTCACCGCCTGATCGTGGCGCTTCTGCTCCTCCTGCATCGCTCGGTCATACTTCGCCTGATCGCCGTCACGTTGGAACTCAAAGCGGATCTTGCGCACATTCTGCTCGTGCACGCGATCCTCCTCCTTCATGCGGAAGCTGTACTCATTCGCTGCACCGCTGATGCATTCAAGCGGCTGATAAACAGGTGTCGCCTCCGCCGCAGGAGATACCGCCATAATGCCAAGCCCCAAAGCTGCAGCCAAAACACCAGAGATATATTTTTTGTTCTTCATGATCTTTGCTCCTTTGCCACGTGTTCCTCCCACCTTTACCCTACTGCCTTTGGGTTGGAGTGTATTTAAGCGGAGGTAAACAATGCGTTAGAGTTATGAAATTAAAAACGCCGCACCGATCAGGTGCGACGCTGAGGTCTCCCTTACTCCGCTGTGAACGGAAGAAGCGCAATGTTGCGCGCGCGCTTGATCGCAAGCGTCACCTGACGCTGATGCTTCGCGCAGTTGCCGGAAATACGGCGCGGCAGAATCTTGCCGCGCTCCGTCGTGAAGCGGCGCAGCTTTGCGGCGTCCTTGTAGTCGATATGATCCACCTTGTCCACGCAGAACGAGCAGACCTTACGACGAGGCTTACGGCCTCGATCTCGTTTCATCATTTCGCTGTCCCTCCTTATTACGGGATGTACTGAGCATCACGCGCTCAGAATGGAATGTCGTCGTCAGGAATCACGGGACCCATCATATCCGGTGTACCGCCGCCCGCAGCGGGCGCGGCACTGTGCCCCATCGGCGCGTCATAGCCGCCAGAGGAACTGCCGGCATTCTTGGAATCGAGAAACTCGACATTGTCCGCCACAACATCCGTCGCATACTTGCGCTGTCCGTCATTGCCGTCGTAGCTGCGCACTTGGATGCGCCCCTCAACGCCGACGCGGCGCCCCTTCGTCAGATTGTTTCCGCAGATTTCAGCAAGTTTTTCCCAGCAAGTGACGGGAATAAAGTCCGCCGTCTGCTGACCTTCCTGCTGTGCCGCCCGCGAAAAGCGACGATCCACCGCGATCGTGAAGCGGCAAAACGCCTTGCCGCTCTGTGTGTAGCGAATCTCCGGGTCGCGCGCAAGGCGACCGATCAATATGACTCTGTTCATCGGTTTCTCTCTCCTGCATGGATTCCCGTCAGTCGATTACTCCTCGACGCCGTCCGCACGGACGATCATGTGCTTCAAAAGCTCGTCCGTGATCTTCATCACGCGGTCGCACTCAGCGACACAGGCGGGCTCTGCATTGACGTACAGCAGAACATAGTATCCTTCACTGTTGTCCTTAATCTCATAGGCGAGGCGCTTCTTGCCCCAGCGGTCTTCTTTCTCGATCTTACCGCCGTTTGCCTGAATGAGCTTTGTGAATTTCTCGATGACGGCGTTTGTCGCTTCTTCCTCCATCGGCTTCACAATAAATATGACTTCGTACAATCTCACGAAATCACCTCCTCTTCGGTCTATGGCCGCCGCTTTGTGCAGCGGCAGAGTTACTCCTATGTGAGCGCGCACGAAAAAAGCACACGCTCACGCGACAAGGGTTAGTATATCATGTTTGAGGACGGCGCGCAAGGGCTTAATTCCCAATTTCCGTGGGACGGCTCTGTAGGAGGTTCATTGTAAAACGAAATCGGATACGCAAAGAAGGAGACTATACAGAATCAAACCTGTAAAATATCTTTGCCAAGACACCACCATGAGGTTCTGTGTACCCCTGCACATTGAAGATCTGATTCTTCAAGAGCGATACAAAGATTCTTGCACACACTCAATGTAAGTCTTATGTTGCAAGGTTGCTCGACCATAACAAATTCTCGTATGCAAAAGTATGCTATAATTATGTTCTTGCAGAGGGGGTGAATGGATGATTTTTTCTGCAATATATCAGCCGCTGCTCATCATTGCAGCGGCACTGGCAGGGATTATTCTCGGATCTGTGGAGGGACTCCGCGAAGCCTCTGCTCATATCATTACGCCCTCACTGGCGGCACTGCTCTACATGGTCTTTCTCTCCGCCGACGGCAGCAAGCTGCGTGCGGCGTTTCAGAATGTCCGCTTCACGCTGACCGCCGTCGCTGTCAATTTCCTGTGGACTCCCGTTTTTTCCTATGCATTGGGACTTCTTTTCTTTCATGAAAGCATTGATATGCAGATCGGCCTGATGATGCTTCTCGTAACGCCATGCACGGACTGGTACCTTGTCTTTACGGCACAGGCGCGTGGAAACACCGTGCTCGGGGCATCAATCCTGCCGCTGAACCTCACACTGCAAATCCTGCTCCTGCCCGTCGATCTGGCTCTATTCTACGGGGATATTGTCCACATGACCGATGCAGAGGTTGTTCGCAGCGCGCTGATTGTGCTGCTCCTGCCGTTGACTCTTGCCGTATGCAGCCGAATACCTGGACGTTCCTTTCCGCGCGCGGCACATGGCATCACACACCTCCGCAGATGGGGAGACGGGCTGCAGCTCGCTTTTCTCATGACCGCTGTCCTTGCTATGTTTGCATCGGAAAGCACGCTGCTGTGTGCACATCCTAAGCTCTTCGCCGATATGCTCCTCGTCATGCTGATCTTCTTCATCGTCAACTATGTGTTCGTACGCCGTCTTGGCACACGGCTGGGATTTCGTGGCGCAGACCTCACGGCACTCAGCTTCACCACCCTCGCACGCAACTCACCGCTCGCACTGGCAATCGCCGCTGCTGCATTCCCCGACCGCCCTCTGACCATACTCGCCCTCATCATCGGCCCGCTGATCGAGCTGCCTGTACTCGCGCTGATCGCACAGCGAATCCGAAAGACACAATCCGGCGAATGATATCCGCAAACATGGCACTATTTTCAGCGTTCCTTCATATGCGATATCCCTGTGCTCGTTTGCACACAGCAAAAAGCGCGCCCCCCTAGAGAGCGCGCTTGTCTTATTTTTTCAGTTGTTCCGATGAATGGCAGCAAGAAGGTGGTTCGTCACAGGACGAGCAGCTGCTGCCGCAGCAGTCCTCCCTGCCCAGACAAAAGTTCCGATAGACGTGGCGGACTGCAAAAAAGAGTGCGACCGCCACGAATGCACCAACGACATAGGTCGCCATAGGAATCCCTCCTCAGAAAACGAATCCTTTCATCAGAATCCGAGTGTCCGACCGATCTGATAGACGAGAAGTGAAACAAACCAAGCAATCGCGAACATATAGACGGCAGAGAAGCCGACCCATTTCCACGCGCCCGTCTCTTTCTTGAGCGTACCGAGTGACGTGACACACGGCGTGTAGAGCTGTGAGAACACCATGAAGGCAAGTGCCGAAAGACTTGTAAACGCTGCGCCCATTCCCGTCTGGAGCATCGTGGAAGCCGTATCGACTGCATCTGCCGCCTCTGTCGAGACATCGGCAACACCGTAGAGAATGCCGATTGTCGCAACAACCGTCTCCTTCGCCATGATGCCGGAGAGGACAGCCGCGCCGGCCTCCCACGTTGCAAAGCCGTGGAATGTGAAGAGCACAGACATCCAGCTGCCAAGTGTTGCGAGAATGCTCTCCTCGATCTCGCACGGCCCGCTGAAGTTGTAGTTCGACATAAACCAGAGGATGACCGATGCCGCAAAGATAATCGTACCGGCCTTGATGAGGTATCCCTTGCCCTTATCCCATGTCTCCAAGAGAACCGAATTCATATCGGGCATACGGTACGGCGGAAGCTCCAACAGGAAGGTTGAGCCCTGTGCCTTGAACATGGTCGAGCCGAGCAGCTTTGCCACAACGATTGCCATGACCATGCCGATAACATACATGAGGAAGACAACGTTCGCCGCATTATCGGGGAAGAACATCGCTGCAAACAGTGCCATGATCGGCAGCTTCGCACCGCACGTCAGGAATGGCGTAACGAGGATCGAGACCATGCGGTCTTTTTCCGAGTCGAGCGCACGTGCACCCATGATGGCAGGAACAGCGCAGCCGAAGCCCATCATCAGAGGCATGATGCCCTTGCCCGTCAGACCGCAGCGGCGCATGATCGGATCGGTGATGAACGCGATGCGCGCCATGTAGCCCGTGCCGTCGAGGAACGAGAGGCAGAAGAACAGGACGAAGATGAGCGGGACGAATGTCAGCACCGAGCCGACACCCGCGATGATGCCGTCCGTGACGAGCGAGACCATCCAGTCCGCAACCCCCGCCGCCACAAGCGAATCCTTTGCAAAGTTCAAGAACTCATCATTGATGAGTACCTCAAGCTCGTCGGCAATGGGCTGTCCAATCCATGTAAACGTGATCTGAAACACAGCATAGAGAATCAGGAAGAAGATCGGCAGCGCAAGAGCTCCATTTGCAAGGAAACGATCAATCTTCTCCGAGCGCGTTGCACCGACACTTTGAACCGTCACCGCCTGCGCCATGACCTGATCGATGAGTGCGTAGCGCGCCTCAATGATCGCCTCCTCCTTCTCCGCCTCCGTACGCGAACTGCCCTCGATTTCATGGATCTTCGCAATGTGCTCCTTGACAAGATCACTCGGCTGATACCTCGCCATGACCGTACTCGTAAAGACATCGAGCAGCGTCTTTGTACTCTTGCTGCTGCGCCCCGTCGTCTCGACCGTGGGCATGCCGAGTGCCTCTTCGAGCTTCGCCGTGTTGATCTTGATGCCGCGCCGCTGTGCATCGTCCTGCATATTGAGGTCGATGAGGAGCGGAATCCCCTTCTCAAGGAGCTGCACCGTGAGGAAAAGATTGCGCTCGATGTTTGAACTGTCCACAACATTCAGGACGAGATCCAGCTTCGTATTCGTCAGATAGTCAATGACGATTTTCTCCTCCGGCGAGCGTGCGTTGATGCTGTACGTCCCCGGAAGATCAACGATGGAAATTGCCCGCCCCTTATAATGCGTGTGGCCGATCTTCTTGTCGACCGTAACCCCCGGCCAGTTGCCGATTTTCTGACGTGCTCCCGTCAGCGCGTTGAAAATGGTCGATTTACCGGTATTCGGATTGCCGGTCAGAGCGACTGCAAGTGTTGACATATTCCGGCCCTCCCCTAACCGACCTGCTCGACGGATATAAGTACTGCATCCTCACGGCGCAGCGCGAGATTGTACGAGCGAATGCCAATCGCGATCGGATCCCCCATGGGGGCTGAGCGCAGAACCGTCACCTTCGTTCCCGGAATGAGTCCCATCGACATGAGACGCTGCTTGAGCGGTGACTCACCGATTTGCAGAATCTTCAGTGTCATTCCTGTCTTCCCATCCTTCAGTGTCAATCAAGATACCTCCTAAAACCCACATTATTATCAATGCAAATGATAATGAAACTATCTCTGCACTGTGTATGATACCTTATCTCATATCATTCCGTCAAGTACTTCCATTCGTGGAATCATACTTGGACAACAACTATCTGTTTACAGCGGAAAAACAACCGCCCATCCTGTCCAATGAGCGGTTGTTGAAAATCCATATTCATCTGTATAAGTTACTTTTCACGCACGACGATCTCGTACGAGTGCAGATCCGCCGCAAGGCCCTCCTAGTTGTCGAAGAGTTTCGACCGGCCCGTATCCGTGGGTGCCGCGCGTCTGTTCTCCATCCGTGCGACTTTCGCCGCACGGAAGTTGCAGCAGACGCGAAGCTTCTGCCACGTACACTCACATTCGTAGGCAACGACGCTCGCATTCTCACGCCCGAGAAAGAAGATGTCCCCCTTCTGGATGCAGCTGCCGAATGGATATTATGCACTTTTAAAGCCGGGCGGTAATCGCAGCCGTCAGACCAAAGATGATGCCCGGCGAATTGGCGATTACAAGCGACCAGTCGCGAGGTCTTCCTCCTATACCATAATACATCCAACTTCCGCTTTGATTGTACGCTGTTTCTCCATGCAAGGCAAGAAAAAAAACTATCGACAAAGGAAAACACCTCTGATGCACCGAATACCTCATACAGTAAATTATACCTCGTAGCAAGAGAATTGTTTCTACAAAATGGGAGGGATCCACAATGACAGATCTGCCAAAGATTGCGCTTGGTGCATGGGCATGGGGCAACGACGGCACATTCGGCACAAACTACACAGAGGAGCAGCTGCGCCCCGTCTTTGACGATGCGATGGCTCACGGGCTGAATCTCTGGGACACGGCGTACGCATACGGCATGGGCACATCGGAGCAGATGCTCGGTGCATTCCTCAAAGGACGTGCACGCGACTCCTATCTGATCGCGGACAAGCTCACGCCACAGTGCTTGGATCCGTCCTCGGACACCCCCGTGGCGGATATGTGGGAAATGCAGCGGAAGATGCTCGGCGTGGAGACCATGGACATCTACTGGCTGCATAACACAACAGAAGCTCCGCGCTGGATTGAACGCATAGCGAGGTTCTTTGAGGGCAAAGCCGATGCGCCGATGATCGGTGTCTCAAACCACAATCTCACAGAGATCAAGGAGGCGGACAAAATCCTTCGCGCGCACGGGCGAAAACTCGGTGCGGTACAGAACCACTACAGTCTCATGAACCGTTCCTCCGAGGAGTCGGGGATTTTGGACTACTGCCGCGCAAACGACATCCGATTCTTCTCGTACATGGTGCTCGAGCAGGGTGCGCTCTCGGGGCAGTACAGCACGCTGAATCCTATGCCGAACAACTCTGAACGTGCAGCAATCTACAATCCCATCATGGATAAAATCGAGATGCTGAACACTTCGCTCAAACTGCTCGCAGACAAGTACAAGGTCAGCATCGCGCAGATCCCCCTCGCATGGGCGATCGGCAAGGGCACGCTGCCCATCATTGGTGTGACAAAAAAGAGCCATGTCACAGATGCCGTACAGGCAATGAAGATAACGCTCACCCCGGAGGAGATCGCGCTGATTGAAAGCACGGCGGACAAGCTCAACTTCAACACCATTCGTTTATGGGAAAAAGAAATGGTGTAATTACCTATACCGCCGGATACAAAAAGGTGGATGCTGCACGAGGGTTTTCGAACCTTCATGCAGCATTCACTTTTTAATGGCCGCCGTAAGCTGCGAAAATGTACGACAACTCCGTTATTCAATTCAGATGCGGAAGAACATCTGCCATCTTACCGCAGCTTGCAATATCGGTCTCATAGCCGAAATGCACGAGATCAGCGGCAAGCGCGGCATCCGTTACAGTGAATCCCGAAAGCCCGTCTGCCCCGTAGTCAAAGAGGCAGGGGTGCATGGGCACCGAGGGCCCGACGAGAACGGTTACCGCATTCCTTGCGAGCTCCAAGAGGCGCGGCAGAGTCTTATTCGCAAACGTCGCTCCCGTTATAAAGACAAAGTCCTGCTGCGGCAGAAGGAACTCCGCCGCCTCCGCAGGATAGTCCCCCCACTCGGGCTGCATCTCAAGGATGGAAAGCTCGCAGATCGGCTCCCATTTCTTTTGGAAATGGGGAAAATGTCCGACAACAGCAACCTTCTTCCCGCGAATCTGCTCCATGTACATGGCGAATGCTTCAAGCTTCTTGCGCTCGCCAAGTGTCTTGGCAGAGGCATTGTCTCCGTGAAATCCCTGCATCGCCTCTACCTTCGACGGCTGATTGTAAAAGGCGTTGATGGCAGCGGCGGCAATGGATGCCTCCTGTCCCTGCCACGAGCGCACATACTCTCCCACCTCACGCAGCGAACA encodes:
- the rpsR gene encoding 30S ribosomal protein S18, which encodes MMKRDRGRKPRRKVCSFCVDKVDHIDYKDAAKLRRFTTERGKILPRRISGNCAKHQRQVTLAIKRARNIALLPFTAE
- a CDS encoding single-stranded DNA-binding protein, which translates into the protein MNRVILIGRLARDPEIRYTQSGKAFCRFTIAVDRRFSRAAQQEGQQTADFIPVTCWEKLAEICGNNLTKGRRVGVEGRIQVRSYDGNDGQRKYATDVVADNVEFLDSKNAGSSSGGYDAPMGHSAAPAAGGGTPDMMGPVIPDDDIPF
- the rpsF gene encoding 30S ribosomal protein S6 encodes the protein MRLYEVIFIVKPMEEEATNAVIEKFTKLIQANGGKIEKEDRWGKKRLAYEIKDNSEGYYVLLYVNAEPACVAECDRVMKITDELLKHMIVRADGVEE
- a CDS encoding arsenic resistance protein, producing MIFSAIYQPLLIIAAALAGIILGSVEGLREASAHIITPSLAALLYMVFLSADGSKLRAAFQNVRFTLTAVAVNFLWTPVFSYALGLLFFHESIDMQIGLMMLLVTPCTDWYLVFTAQARGNTVLGASILPLNLTLQILLLPVDLALFYGDIVHMTDAEVVRSALIVLLLPLTLAVCSRIPGRSFPRAAHGITHLRRWGDGLQLAFLMTAVLAMFASESTLLCAHPKLFADMLLVMLIFFIVNYVFVRRLGTRLGFRGADLTALSFTTLARNSPLALAIAAAAFPDRPLTILALIIGPLIELPVLALIAQRIRKTQSGE
- a CDS encoding FeoB-associated Cys-rich membrane protein: MATYVVGAFVAVALFFAVRHVYRNFCLGREDCCGSSCSSCDEPPSCCHSSEQLKK
- the feoB gene encoding ferrous iron transport protein B; this translates as MSTLAVALTGNPNTGKSTIFNALTGARQKIGNWPGVTVDKKIGHTHYKGRAISIVDLPGTYSINARSPEEKIVIDYLTNTKLDLVLNVVDSSNIERNLFLTVQLLEKGIPLLIDLNMQDDAQRRGIKINTAKLEEALGMPTVETTGRSSKSTKTLLDVFTSTVMARYQPSDLVKEHIAKIHEIEGSSRTEAEKEEAIIEARYALIDQVMAQAVTVQSVGATRSEKIDRFLANGALALPIFFLILYAVFQITFTWIGQPIADELEVLINDEFLNFAKDSLVAAGVADWMVSLVTDGIIAGVGSVLTFVPLIFVLFFCLSFLDGTGYMARIAFITDPIMRRCGLTGKGIMPLMMGFGCAVPAIMGARALDSEKDRMVSILVTPFLTCGAKLPIMALFAAMFFPDNAANVVFLMYVIGMVMAIVVAKLLGSTMFKAQGSTFLLELPPYRMPDMNSVLLETWDKGKGYLIKAGTIIFAASVILWFMSNYNFSGPCEIEESILATLGSWMSVLFTFHGFATWEAGAAVLSGIMAKETVVATIGILYGVADVSTEAADAVDTASTMLQTGMGAAFTSLSALAFMVFSQLYTPCVTSLGTLKKETGAWKWVGFSAVYMFAIAWFVSLLVYQIGRTLGF
- a CDS encoding FeoA family protein, which codes for MTLKDGKTGMTLKILQIGESPLKQRLMSMGLIPGTKVTVLRSAPMGDPIAIGIRSYNLALRREDAVLISVEQVG
- a CDS encoding aldo/keto reductase — protein: MTDLPKIALGAWAWGNDGTFGTNYTEEQLRPVFDDAMAHGLNLWDTAYAYGMGTSEQMLGAFLKGRARDSYLIADKLTPQCLDPSSDTPVADMWEMQRKMLGVETMDIYWLHNTTEAPRWIERIARFFEGKADAPMIGVSNHNLTEIKEADKILRAHGRKLGAVQNHYSLMNRSSEESGILDYCRANDIRFFSYMVLEQGALSGQYSTLNPMPNNSERAAIYNPIMDKIEMLNTSLKLLADKYKVSIAQIPLAWAIGKGTLPIIGVTKKSHVTDAVQAMKITLTPEEIALIESTADKLNFNTIRLWEKEMV